The following are from one region of the Novosphingobium aureum genome:
- a CDS encoding Leu/Phe/Val dehydrogenase: protein MVVQTSPKMPPEECIRLEDKAAGLDGYIVIHSSARGPAAGGCRLWTYDDPAAALTDAMRLAEGMSYKNAMAELPLGGGKAVLRRPAGNFDRRALFEAFGKAVAQLDGRYVTAEDVGTGVEDMEAVALHTSHVAGRTARPGFAGGDPSPWTALGVFEAMKAAFAFRHGGASLNGATVAVQGVGSVGAGLCRLLAAEGAKLVLADIVDARVAALAAELGGTVVPIAEIAGVEADVFAPCALGGALDMATLDAMRARIVCGAANNQLATPEIADELLARDITYAPDYVVNAGGIINVAAEYLGENESEVRARVLAIGPRTTAILEKARDEGKSSSFVADREAERLMSREVLESL, encoded by the coding sequence ATGGTCGTCCAGACAAGCCCGAAGATGCCGCCCGAGGAATGCATTCGTCTCGAGGACAAGGCCGCAGGCCTTGACGGCTACATCGTCATTCACTCCAGCGCGCGCGGCCCTGCCGCCGGTGGCTGCCGCCTGTGGACCTACGACGATCCCGCCGCTGCGCTCACCGATGCCATGCGCCTCGCCGAGGGCATGAGCTACAAGAACGCGATGGCCGAACTGCCGCTCGGCGGCGGCAAGGCCGTGCTGCGCCGTCCCGCCGGCAATTTCGATCGTCGCGCGCTGTTCGAGGCCTTTGGCAAGGCCGTTGCCCAGCTCGACGGGCGCTACGTCACTGCCGAGGACGTGGGCACCGGCGTCGAGGACATGGAAGCCGTCGCGCTGCACACCAGCCACGTTGCAGGCCGCACCGCGCGTCCCGGTTTCGCCGGTGGCGATCCTTCGCCCTGGACCGCGCTCGGCGTGTTCGAGGCAATGAAGGCCGCCTTCGCGTTCCGCCACGGCGGTGCCTCGCTGAACGGCGCGACCGTTGCCGTGCAGGGCGTGGGAAGCGTCGGCGCGGGTCTGTGCCGCCTGCTCGCCGCCGAGGGCGCCAAGCTGGTGCTGGCCGACATCGTCGATGCCCGCGTTGCCGCGCTCGCCGCCGAACTGGGTGGCACGGTGGTGCCGATCGCAGAGATCGCCGGTGTCGAGGCTGACGTCTTCGCGCCTTGCGCGCTGGGCGGTGCGCTCGACATGGCAACGCTCGATGCGATGCGCGCGCGCATCGTGTGCGGCGCGGCCAACAACCAGCTCGCCACCCCCGAGATCGCCGACGAGCTGCTCGCGCGCGACATCACTTATGCGCCCGATTACGTGGTCAACGCTGGCGGCATCATCAATGTCGCGGCGGAATACCTCGGTGAGAACGAGAGCGAAGTGCGCGCGCGCGTGCTGGCGATCGGTCCGCGTACCACCGCGATCCTCGAGAAGGCACGCGACGAGGGCAAGTCGTCTTCGTTCGTGGCCGACCGCGAGGCCGAGCGCCTGATGAGCCGGGAAGTGCTCGAAAGCCTTTGA
- a CDS encoding Lrp/AsnC family transcriptional regulator encodes MIELDQYEKKILRELQSDASLTTAQLAERVGLSASPCWRRVDRLEREGVIQRRVAIVDREKVGLNAHVFVQVKLNAHGRANLDEFADKIREFPEVLDCYVMMGAIDFMIRVVARDINAYESFFFGKLSQLPGVQEVNSIVALSQIKSTTQLPI; translated from the coding sequence ATGATCGAACTCGACCAATACGAGAAAAAGATTCTCCGCGAACTGCAATCCGACGCAAGCCTCACGACCGCCCAGCTGGCCGAGCGGGTGGGCCTGTCGGCATCGCCCTGCTGGCGACGTGTCGACCGGCTCGAACGCGAGGGGGTGATCCAGCGCCGGGTTGCCATCGTAGACCGCGAGAAGGTCGGGCTCAACGCCCATGTTTTCGTTCAGGTAAAGCTCAACGCCCATGGCCGCGCCAACCTCGACGAATTCGCCGACAAGATCCGCGAATTTCCCGAGGTGCTCGACTGCTACGTGATGATGGGCGCGATCGACTTCATGATCCGCGTCGTCGCGCGTGACATCAACGCCTACGAGAGCTTCTTTTTCGGCAAGCTCTCGCAATTGCCCGGCGTGCAGGAGGTGAACTCGATCGTCGCGCTCTCGCAGATCAAGTCGACGACGCAGCTGCCGATCTGA
- a CDS encoding spinster family MFS transporter: MTDTAATTKSHSEASPRLVLAMLLIVYIFNFVDRQILAILAAPIQQDLGLDDAQMGLLGGLAFAILYSTLGVPLASLADRTSRSWVITGSLVCWSAFTAACGLAQGFWHIFLARLGVGIGEAGGVAPSYAVIGDHFPSEKRAFALSIYSLGIPLGSAAGVLAGGYVAARVDWRAAFFVVGLCGLLVAPVFRMVVRDKPRPKAVPGTVDDSARLGHVAAILACKKAFWLLSFGAASSSMLGYGLAFWLPSLLQRSFGLDLVETSWFIGAVLLIGGSAGVLLGGRLADRLGKADRAFYGWVPACAYIAAVPLFAAGIMTSSVPLAFALFLVPQALAYVWLGPVTSAIQHLVPPPARATASALFLLINNLIGLGGGIYALGALSTALTPIYGSEALRTSMLIGLALYLVAALLMALAGPHLRREWVEEVPAA; encoded by the coding sequence ATGACCGACACCGCTGCTACGACGAAGAGCCACTCGGAAGCCTCGCCGCGCCTCGTGCTGGCGATGCTCCTGATCGTCTACATCTTCAATTTCGTCGATCGCCAGATCCTCGCGATCCTCGCCGCGCCGATCCAGCAGGACTTGGGGCTGGACGATGCGCAGATGGGCCTGCTCGGCGGGCTTGCCTTCGCGATCCTCTATTCGACGCTGGGCGTCCCCCTGGCCTCGCTCGCGGACCGCACCAGTCGCTCGTGGGTCATCACCGGCTCACTGGTGTGCTGGAGCGCATTCACCGCAGCCTGCGGACTGGCGCAGGGTTTCTGGCATATCTTCCTGGCAAGGCTCGGCGTCGGTATCGGCGAGGCGGGCGGCGTGGCTCCTTCCTACGCGGTGATCGGGGACCATTTCCCGAGCGAGAAGCGCGCCTTCGCGCTCTCGATCTATTCGCTCGGCATCCCGCTCGGCTCCGCCGCCGGCGTGCTCGCGGGCGGCTATGTCGCGGCGCGGGTCGACTGGCGTGCGGCCTTCTTCGTGGTTGGCCTGTGCGGTCTTCTCGTCGCGCCCGTCTTCCGCATGGTCGTGCGCGACAAGCCGCGCCCCAAGGCCGTGCCCGGGACAGTCGACGACAGTGCCCGGCTTGGTCATGTCGCCGCGATCCTCGCGTGCAAGAAGGCCTTCTGGCTGCTCAGCTTCGGGGCGGCTTCCAGCTCGATGCTCGGCTACGGGCTCGCCTTCTGGCTGCCCAGCCTGCTCCAGCGCAGCTTCGGCCTCGATCTGGTCGAGACCTCGTGGTTCATCGGCGCGGTGCTGCTGATCGGCGGAAGCGCGGGCGTCCTGCTCGGCGGGCGTCTCGCCGACCGGCTGGGCAAGGCCGACCGCGCCTTCTACGGCTGGGTTCCGGCCTGCGCCTATATCGCCGCGGTTCCGCTGTTCGCGGCCGGGATCATGACCTCGAGCGTTCCGCTGGCCTTCGCGCTGTTCCTCGTGCCCCAGGCACTGGCTTACGTCTGGCTGGGGCCGGTGACCTCGGCGATCCAGCACCTCGTGCCGCCGCCCGCGCGCGCGACCGCCTCGGCGCTGTTCCTGCTGATCAACAACCTGATCGGCCTTGGCGGCGGCATCTACGCGCTGGGCGCGCTCTCGACCGCGCTGACGCCGATCTACGGTTCGGAAGCGCTGCGTACCTCGATGCTGATCGGGCTCGCGCTCTACCTCGTCGCCGCCCTGCTGATGGCGCTCGCCGGGCCGCACCTGCGCCGCGAATGGGTGGAGGAGGTGCCCGCCGCCTGA
- a CDS encoding alpha/beta fold hydrolase, with protein MDYSLHSYRSACDRLDLSARIYEAESKDAPVVLMMHGLTRNAADFEPLARSFVGSYRLIVPDVRGRGLSQWDPDPAQYRPDVYANDTLALLDGLGIERCGIVGTSMGGLMALVMQALRPALAQAVVFNDIGPVLEEEGLTRIQGYVGPGGAMAGWTEAAARLRAINASAFPDFGGDDWMAFARRTCIENPDGSVSFNYDPAISQGVSGDDASVVPPDLWPLWDLFDAVPVLVVRGALSDLLGPGTVAQMAERHTGYFKAVEVPRVGHAPILDEPVARDAIVAFLREKLG; from the coding sequence ATGGATTATTCGCTCCATAGCTATCGCAGTGCCTGCGACCGGCTGGACCTGAGCGCGCGGATCTACGAGGCCGAAAGCAAGGACGCCCCCGTCGTCCTGATGATGCACGGCCTCACGCGCAACGCCGCCGATTTCGAGCCGCTCGCGCGCAGTTTCGTCGGAAGCTATCGGCTGATCGTGCCCGACGTGCGCGGTCGCGGGCTCTCGCAGTGGGACCCCGATCCCGCGCAGTATCGCCCCGATGTCTATGCGAACGACACGCTCGCATTGCTCGACGGTCTCGGCATCGAGCGCTGCGGCATCGTCGGCACCTCGATGGGCGGGCTCATGGCGCTGGTCATGCAGGCGCTGCGTCCCGCGCTCGCGCAGGCGGTCGTGTTCAACGACATCGGCCCCGTGCTCGAGGAAGAGGGGCTTACCCGCATCCAGGGCTATGTCGGGCCAGGCGGCGCGATGGCCGGCTGGACCGAGGCGGCGGCACGGCTGCGCGCGATCAATGCCAGCGCCTTTCCCGATTTCGGCGGTGACGACTGGATGGCCTTTGCACGGCGTACCTGCATCGAAAACCCCGACGGCAGCGTCTCGTTCAATTACGACCCGGCGATCTCGCAAGGCGTCTCGGGCGACGACGCGAGCGTGGTCCCGCCCGACCTGTGGCCCTTGTGGGACCTGTTCGACGCCGTCCCGGTGCTCGTCGTGCGCGGCGCGCTGTCGGACCTCTTGGGGCCGGGCACCGTTGCGCAGATGGCCGAGCGCCATACCGGCTATTTCAAGGCGGTAGAGGTCCCACGCGTGGGACATGCCCCGATCCTCGACGAGCCGGTCGCGCGCGATGCCATCGTCGCGTTCCTGCGTGAAAAGCTTGGCTGA
- a CDS encoding TonB-dependent receptor: MNKARFRLLESSPSALASGLAFPAALAVAAFAFAAPVQAQDVDEDAGQPQAEVSGGDIIVTARRREERLVDVPIAVTSFSGDQLAKSGAIDVTELAQTAPNVTLEPSRGTNSTLSAFIRGIGQQDPVSGFEQGVGIYLDDVYLNRPQAAVLDIYDVERIEVLRGPQGTLYGRNTIGGAVKYVTKNMPLEPSLKVKGTLGTYDQADAVVTASVPLTDLIRVGGSFARLSRGGFGDNLTTGEENYNKDIWAGRAGIEIGGHGEPVLIKISGDYTKDNSNARGGHRLIEGFASGAPVLDDVYDTRGGLNDPKQYVEAYGLSMNATADLTDQLTFKSISAWRKDESASPIDFDALPAVDLDVPAFYANEQMSQEFQLQFDNGGAIQILVGAYYLNASADTQFDVRLFTSFPGLTAFTQADVDTETWAVFSDMTFDFTDQLSLSLGGRYTWDKREASILRQNYLGGGSPVFGGAGIPFGTPGTDFSGSATFKKFTPRVSLSFKPTPDHNIYGGFSQGFKGGGFDPRGVGVNAPDLDGNGSLDDAEIADYLSFQPEKVNSFEIGYKGNLFNGNLYLAMAAFHMDYTNVQIPGSAGCSVNGLPTFCGIITNAGKAKIDGFELEANATLGRDLAGAGDRLSLSGSLGWLNARYTEYLANIADENGQSQPTDVSDYREIQNTPEWTGSGTLAYMTPLGDGDLSLSSTMSYRSKTYQFEVANPYLDQKGYALLDASIVYTAPGGGWSLGVHGKNLTDKRYKTSGYTFMGSDATTGELASPLTPTLGTEGTLTAFYGNPRQVFVTGTVQF; encoded by the coding sequence ATGAACAAGGCGCGTTTTCGCCTTCTCGAATCGAGTCCGTCTGCCCTGGCCTCGGGGCTGGCCTTTCCGGCAGCGCTTGCGGTCGCGGCCTTTGCCTTCGCCGCGCCCGTGCAGGCGCAGGATGTCGATGAGGACGCCGGGCAGCCGCAGGCCGAAGTCTCCGGCGGCGACATCATCGTGACCGCCCGTCGCCGCGAGGAACGCCTCGTCGACGTGCCGATCGCTGTCACCAGCTTCAGCGGCGACCAGCTCGCCAAGTCGGGTGCGATCGACGTCACCGAACTGGCGCAGACCGCGCCCAACGTGACGCTCGAGCCCTCGCGCGGCACCAACTCCACGCTCTCCGCCTTCATCCGCGGCATCGGCCAGCAGGACCCGGTCTCGGGCTTTGAGCAGGGCGTGGGCATCTATCTCGACGACGTCTACCTCAACCGCCCGCAGGCCGCGGTGCTCGACATCTACGACGTCGAGCGCATCGAGGTCCTGCGCGGTCCGCAGGGCACGCTTTACGGGCGCAATACCATCGGCGGCGCGGTCAAGTACGTGACCAAGAATATGCCGCTCGAGCCCTCGCTCAAGGTCAAGGGCACGCTCGGCACGTACGATCAGGCGGACGCGGTCGTCACCGCATCGGTCCCGCTCACCGATCTCATCCGCGTTGGTGGCTCGTTCGCGCGCCTTTCGCGCGGCGGCTTCGGCGATAATCTCACCACTGGTGAGGAAAACTACAACAAGGACATCTGGGCCGGGCGCGCCGGTATCGAGATCGGCGGCCACGGCGAACCCGTGCTGATCAAGATCTCGGGTGACTACACCAAGGACAATTCAAACGCGCGCGGCGGTCATCGCCTGATCGAGGGCTTCGCCTCGGGTGCGCCGGTGCTCGACGACGTCTACGACACGCGCGGCGGGCTGAACGATCCCAAGCAGTACGTCGAGGCCTACGGGCTTTCGATGAATGCCACTGCCGATCTTACCGACCAGCTCACCTTCAAGTCGATCAGCGCATGGCGCAAGGACGAGAGCGCCTCGCCGATCGACTTCGACGCGCTGCCCGCGGTCGATCTCGACGTGCCGGCCTTCTACGCCAACGAGCAGATGAGCCAGGAATTCCAGCTCCAGTTCGACAATGGCGGGGCGATCCAGATCCTCGTCGGGGCCTATTACCTGAACGCGAGCGCGGACACCCAGTTCGACGTGCGCCTGTTCACCTCGTTCCCGGGGCTGACCGCCTTCACCCAGGCCGACGTCGACACCGAGACCTGGGCCGTGTTCAGTGACATGACCTTCGACTTCACCGACCAGCTCAGCCTTTCGCTCGGCGGTCGCTACACTTGGGACAAGCGCGAGGCCTCGATCCTGCGCCAGAACTATCTTGGCGGCGGTTCGCCTGTGTTCGGCGGCGCGGGCATTCCCTTCGGTACGCCGGGGACCGACTTCTCGGGGTCGGCGACCTTCAAGAAGTTCACCCCGCGCGTCTCGCTCAGCTTCAAGCCGACGCCCGACCACAACATCTACGGCGGCTTCAGCCAGGGCTTCAAGGGCGGCGGTTTCGATCCGCGCGGCGTAGGCGTCAACGCACCCGACCTCGATGGCAACGGGTCGCTCGACGATGCCGAGATCGCCGACTACCTGAGCTTCCAGCCTGAAAAGGTGAACAGCTTCGAGATCGGTTACAAGGGCAACCTGTTCAACGGCAACCTCTACCTTGCCATGGCCGCCTTCCACATGGACTACACCAATGTCCAGATTCCGGGCTCTGCGGGTTGCAGCGTCAATGGCCTGCCGACGTTCTGCGGCATCATTACCAATGCGGGCAAGGCCAAGATCGACGGTTTCGAGCTCGAGGCCAATGCGACGCTCGGCCGCGATCTTGCCGGTGCGGGCGACCGCCTGAGCCTGAGCGGCTCGCTTGGCTGGCTCAATGCGCGCTATACCGAATACCTCGCCAACATCGCCGATGAGAACGGACAGTCGCAGCCGACCGACGTATCGGACTATCGCGAGATCCAGAACACGCCCGAATGGACCGGCAGCGGTACGCTCGCCTACATGACCCCGCTTGGCGACGGCGATCTCTCGCTCAGCTCGACCATGTCGTACCGCAGCAAGACCTACCAGTTCGAGGTGGCCAACCCCTACCTCGACCAGAAGGGCTACGCGCTGCTCGATGCGAGCATCGTCTATACCGCGCCGGGCGGTGGCTGGTCGCTTGGCGTGCACGGCAAGAACCTGACCGACAAGCGCTACAAGACTTCGGGCTATACCTTCATGGGCTCGGATGCGACCACCGGCGAACTTGCCAGCCCGCTGACGCCCACGCTCGGCACGGAAGGCACGCTTACCGCTTTCTATGGCAATCCGCGGCAGGTATTCGTGACCGGAACCGTGCAGTTCTGA
- a CDS encoding TetR/AcrR family transcriptional regulator — MTTHQPPSPKTEPGAEQSDQPSQQVSDKTPRTERGRRTARKLLDAAAIEFGERGFHEASITGITKRAGTALGSFYTYYDSKDEIYRALVADLSGKVREAAREASRPDLPAFAAERSALLGFLRFARTHKEIYRIIDECEFVDPQTFRQHYETTARRIAERLGEGAAKGELRADTEEAHAWAIMGMNVFLGLRYAVWSQDRDLDEVADLANDLLANGLAPR, encoded by the coding sequence GTGACAACACATCAGCCCCCTTCCCCCAAGACCGAACCGGGCGCTGAGCAATCGGATCAGCCCTCGCAGCAGGTTTCGGACAAGACGCCGCGCACCGAGCGAGGGCGACGCACGGCCCGCAAGCTTCTCGATGCAGCAGCCATCGAGTTCGGCGAACGCGGCTTCCACGAGGCCTCGATCACGGGCATCACCAAGCGCGCAGGCACGGCCCTTGGCAGTTTCTATACCTACTACGATTCCAAGGACGAGATTTACCGCGCGCTCGTCGCCGACCTCAGCGGCAAGGTGCGCGAAGCCGCGCGCGAGGCCAGCCGACCCGACCTCCCTGCCTTTGCGGCAGAACGTTCTGCCCTCCTCGGCTTCCTGCGCTTTGCCCGGACGCACAAGGAAATCTACCGGATCATCGACGAGTGCGAATTCGTCGATCCGCAGACCTTCCGCCAACACTATGAAACCACCGCCCGCCGTATCGCGGAGCGGCTCGGCGAAGGCGCAGCCAAGGGCGAACTGCGCGCCGATACAGAAGAAGCGCACGCCTGGGCGATCATGGGCATGAACGTCTTTCTCGGACTGCGCTACGCGGTCTGGTCGCAGGACCGGGACCTCGACGAGGTCGCGGATCTCGCCAACGACCTGCTCGCCAACGGACTGGCGCCCCGCTAG
- a CDS encoding L,D-transpeptidase family protein, giving the protein MKTSILAVTGTLGVAAIGTLLFVSIRPDRWVESASRSEIATAQAAATSAPAPSHTSAAAPAAKPTPTRVASEDEPFVIKRILPIDGPIRYGDWHWEDADVPEGPVVITVDLDARVLSVFRNGYEVGTTAVLLGTDDKPTPLGVFPITQKDIDHVSNIYTGAPMPYMQRLTDDGITLHGSDVALGYASHGCVGMPDAFAAKLFKLTKLGDKVYITRGKQVGMGDNLAGG; this is encoded by the coding sequence ATGAAGACGTCCATCCTCGCAGTAACCGGCACGCTCGGTGTCGCGGCTATCGGCACCCTGCTGTTCGTCTCGATCCGCCCGGACCGCTGGGTGGAGAGTGCATCCCGCAGCGAAATCGCGACGGCACAAGCAGCGGCCACGAGCGCCCCGGCCCCTTCTCACACTTCAGCCGCCGCACCTGCCGCCAAGCCCACACCGACACGGGTCGCGAGCGAGGACGAACCTTTCGTCATCAAGCGCATTCTCCCGATCGACGGACCGATCCGCTACGGTGACTGGCACTGGGAGGACGCGGACGTGCCCGAGGGGCCGGTCGTGATCACCGTCGATCTCGATGCGCGCGTGCTCTCGGTATTCCGCAATGGCTACGAGGTCGGGACGACCGCCGTCCTGCTCGGCACCGATGACAAGCCGACCCCGCTCGGCGTCTTTCCAATCACCCAGAAGGACATCGATCACGTCTCGAACATCTATACCGGCGCGCCGATGCCCTACATGCAGCGGCTGACCGACGACGGGATCACGCTGCACGGCTCCGACGTCGCGCTGGGCTATGCCAGCCACGGCTGCGTCGGCATGCCCGATGCCTTCGCCGCCAAGCTGTTCAAGCTGACCAAGCTGGGCGACAAGGTCTACATCACCCGCGGCAAGCAGGTCGGCATGGGCGACAACCTCGCCGGAGGGTGA
- the tilS gene encoding tRNA lysidine(34) synthetase TilS produces MGSPAADPALLPAPSLIARFREDLAEVWPEGAGAVPAVDSAVSAPRLALAVSGGPDSLAMLLLAAAALPGRVEAATVDHGLRAESAREAADVAALCARMGVPHATLQVEVAAGNVQAEARGARYGALAQWMEDRGLSALATAHHADDQAETLLMRLNRASGVAGLAGTRARGPVPGARKVLVRPLLGWRRHELADVVTGAGIGAAQDPSNADRRFDRVRLREALAGADWLDVGAIAQSAAHLADADAALEWMAALEWRSCVKKEPMGLRYKPQAPRAVALRVVERIVRELDGDAPRGSAVARTFESLCEGRPASIGNLVVRANAGGWSFATAPVRAAKRKAQD; encoded by the coding sequence ATGGGCTCACCTGCAGCTGATCCGGCGCTCCTCCCGGCGCCGTCGCTGATCGCACGGTTCCGCGAGGATCTCGCCGAGGTCTGGCCCGAAGGGGCGGGTGCGGTGCCCGCCGTGGACAGTGCCGTGAGCGCACCGCGTCTCGCTCTGGCCGTCTCGGGCGGGCCTGACAGTCTTGCCATGCTGCTGCTCGCCGCTGCCGCCTTGCCCGGCAGGGTCGAGGCGGCGACGGTCGATCATGGACTGCGCGCCGAAAGTGCGCGCGAGGCGGCGGATGTCGCGGCGCTGTGCGCGCGCATGGGTGTCCCTCATGCGACGCTGCAGGTCGAGGTCGCGGCGGGCAACGTCCAGGCCGAGGCGCGCGGCGCACGCTATGGTGCACTGGCGCAGTGGATGGAGGATCGGGGCCTTTCGGCACTCGCCACCGCGCACCATGCCGACGATCAGGCCGAGACCCTGCTCATGCGCCTCAACCGCGCCAGCGGGGTCGCAGGGCTCGCGGGGACGCGCGCGCGGGGGCCTGTCCCGGGAGCGCGCAAGGTGCTGGTTCGTCCATTGCTCGGTTGGCGGCGGCATGAACTCGCCGATGTCGTGACCGGCGCCGGGATCGGGGCCGCGCAGGATCCCAGCAACGCCGACAGGCGCTTTGATCGGGTGCGGCTGCGCGAGGCGCTTGCGGGAGCCGACTGGCTCGACGTCGGTGCCATTGCGCAAAGTGCGGCCCATCTCGCCGACGCGGATGCGGCGCTTGAATGGATGGCAGCGCTCGAATGGCGCTCTTGCGTCAAGAAGGAGCCGATGGGGCTGCGCTACAAGCCGCAGGCACCGCGTGCGGTCGCGCTGCGCGTGGTCGAGCGTATCGTGCGCGAACTCGACGGCGACGCACCGCGCGGCAGCGCGGTGGCGCGCACGTTCGAGAGCCTGTGCGAAGGCCGGCCTGCCTCGATCGGCAATCTCGTCGTTCGCGCGAATGCGGGCGGGTGGAGCTTCGCCACCGCGCCGGTCAGGGCTGCCAAGCGCAAGGCGCAGGATTGA
- a CDS encoding tetratricopeptide repeat protein, whose product MIAKKPAARKLMRAPVVSVLVVAALAAGSAPALAQDSADARLRKVEAEVRALQRKVFPGGDEKFFEPQITAPAATPQVPGSTPSGTPLSDVLTRMDAIEAQMARLTGQVEQNSNKLAQLEARLEAQASQSAQVGALPAASSQVGVLPPQNPAPQGSSPQANLAAMNGSAPAPTPSTPSVKPAAGSAPAKPAAAAPASDKRLAAVQAIVKPQTGDAGDDEYSYGFRLWDAGFYPEARQQLKMFLEKYPNHSRGSWARNLLGRAWLDDNNPSEAAKWFLQNYQADKRGERAPDSLLYLAVSMKQLKDTKRACIALAEFSDTYASEAAGRLSSLYASTRNGLTCS is encoded by the coding sequence ATGATTGCGAAGAAGCCGGCGGCGCGAAAGCTCATGCGCGCACCGGTCGTGTCGGTCCTGGTCGTGGCAGCGCTTGCTGCGGGTTCGGCTCCGGCGCTCGCACAGGACAGTGCCGATGCGCGGCTGCGCAAGGTGGAGGCCGAAGTTCGCGCCCTGCAGCGCAAGGTCTTCCCCGGCGGCGACGAGAAGTTCTTCGAACCGCAGATCACCGCGCCTGCCGCCACGCCCCAGGTCCCCGGTTCCACGCCTTCGGGAACCCCGCTCAGCGACGTTCTGACCCGCATGGACGCGATCGAGGCGCAGATGGCGCGGCTGACCGGGCAGGTCGAGCAGAATTCGAACAAGCTGGCGCAGCTCGAGGCGCGTCTCGAGGCCCAGGCCAGCCAGAGCGCGCAAGTGGGCGCTCTTCCCGCAGCGTCGTCGCAGGTCGGGGTGCTTCCGCCGCAGAACCCGGCGCCGCAGGGCTCGAGCCCGCAAGCCAATCTCGCGGCGATGAACGGCAGCGCGCCGGCGCCGACGCCGAGCACGCCCTCGGTCAAGCCCGCGGCAGGTAGCGCGCCCGCCAAGCCCGCAGCCGCCGCGCCCGCGTCCGACAAGCGCCTCGCCGCCGTGCAGGCGATCGTCAAGCCGCAGACCGGCGATGCGGGCGACGACGAATATTCTTACGGTTTCCGCCTGTGGGATGCCGGTTTCTATCCCGAGGCGCGCCAGCAGCTGAAGATGTTCCTCGAGAAGTACCCCAATCACAGCCGTGGCAGCTGGGCGCGCAACCTGCTCGGGCGTGCCTGGCTCGACGACAACAATCCGTCCGAAGCGGCCAAGTGGTTCCTGCAGAACTACCAGGCCGACAAGCGCGGCGAACGCGCGCCCGACAGCCTGCTCTACCTCGCGGTTTCGATGAAGCAGCTCAAGGATACCAAGCGCGCCTGCATCGCGCTCGCCGAATTCAGCGACACTTACGCCTCCGAAGCGGCCGGTCGCCTGAGCAGCCTCTATGCCTCGACCCGCAATGGGCTCACCTGCAGCTGA
- a CDS encoding helix-turn-helix domain-containing protein, translating into MENVENQEQGLHPATAGQTLLAARKSAGLSRADIATRTKVAERHIIAIEEDRFEDLAARTYAVGFSRAYARALGLDEKHIAELVRVQLNEHGAERPAPQPSFEPGDPARVPSLRLAWVATGAIVLAIGLIVYFWSNFFSPEGELPSLLADDEASEAAPSAQPTTQVAQPSSVPTGPVVLTSGAERIWLKVTDAQGNQLFQKELAQGETYTVPNDGAGAQLRTARPDALKITVGGREIPQISDKPETVSGVSLAGADLLARAGVAAPAGQAAPAAGSSAQSAAPTPTPSPKPTSASLATPLVQPGVSEAPAPRTGVSVAPTARATRQAPATSPSAGASPRASASARSTPATAPTRSAAPATQGAPATPAPTPDAQAPDTQD; encoded by the coding sequence ATGGAAAACGTCGAGAATCAAGAACAAGGTCTGCATCCGGCAACGGCGGGGCAGACGCTGCTGGCCGCGCGCAAGTCCGCGGGCCTCAGTCGTGCGGACATCGCCACCCGGACCAAGGTCGCCGAACGGCACATCATTGCCATCGAGGAAGACCGCTTCGAGGACCTTGCCGCGCGAACCTACGCGGTCGGTTTCTCGCGCGCCTATGCCCGCGCTCTCGGCCTCGACGAGAAGCACATCGCCGAACTGGTCCGGGTCCAGCTCAACGAGCATGGCGCGGAACGTCCCGCCCCGCAGCCCAGCTTCGAGCCGGGCGATCCCGCGCGCGTACCTTCGTTGCGCCTCGCTTGGGTCGCGACCGGCGCGATCGTTCTGGCCATCGGCCTGATCGTCTACTTCTGGAGCAATTTCTTCTCGCCCGAAGGCGAGCTTCCGAGCCTGCTTGCCGACGACGAGGCCAGTGAGGCCGCACCGAGCGCGCAGCCCACGACGCAGGTGGCCCAGCCTTCGAGCGTGCCGACCGGCCCGGTAGTGCTCACCTCGGGGGCGGAGCGGATCTGGCTCAAGGTTACCGACGCACAGGGCAACCAGCTCTTCCAGAAGGAACTGGCCCAAGGCGAGACCTACACCGTTCCGAACGACGGCGCCGGGGCGCAGCTGCGCACGGCGCGGCCCGACGCGCTCAAGATTACTGTCGGTGGTCGCGAGATACCGCAGATTTCCGACAAGCCCGAAACCGTCTCGGGCGTCTCGCTGGCAGGCGCGGACCTGCTTGCCCGCGCCGGTGTCGCCGCTCCCGCAGGTCAGGCCGCCCCGGCGGCTGGTTCGTCTGCGCAGTCCGCCGCACCCACGCCGACGCCAAGCCCGAAGCCGACTTCGGCTTCGCTGGCAACGCCGCTCGTGCAGCCCGGTGTGAGCGAGGCGCCTGCGCCGCGGACTGGCGTCAGTGTCGCCCCGACTGCGCGCGCCACACGTCAGGCACCTGCGACAAGCCCTTCGGCTGGCGCAAGTCCGCGCGCGAGCGCATCAGCGCGCAGCACCCCGGCGACGGCGCCGACGCGTAGCGCGGCTCCTGCTACGCAGGGCGCACCGGCGACGCCCGCGCCGACTCCCGATGCGCAGGCCCCCGATACGCAGGACTGA